In Alphaproteobacteria bacterium US3C007, one genomic interval encodes:
- the lpxK gene encoding tetraacyldisaccharide 4'-kinase gives MHAPNFWYNSPQRPGFSARILAPLGQIYGLATAWRVARPATLSPRCPVICIGNLNAGGTGKTPTVIALLNMLIAAGRNPHVLSKGYGGTLTGPIRVDPAQHRAEESGDEPLLLAAFAPTWVAKSRSAGVKAAQQAGADVILLDDGFQDPSIKKTVSIVVVDAALGFGNGRCIPAGPLRETIPNGLRRADIILSIGEQAAQTIFAKTWGHIVPCRHFTAQLSPLQTGLDWSEGRYFAFAGIGQPEKFFTTLKRLGAHIVGTQPLVDHQILTPALLKRLQNQAQALDAQLVTTEKDAVRLPQAFKRDILTVPVRLEISELDALQGYLLNALNRA, from the coding sequence ATGCATGCACCAAATTTCTGGTATAATTCGCCGCAGCGCCCTGGATTTTCGGCGCGCATACTCGCCCCGCTTGGGCAGATCTACGGGCTTGCGACCGCTTGGCGCGTGGCGCGCCCGGCCACGCTTTCACCTCGCTGCCCTGTAATTTGTATTGGCAATTTGAATGCCGGTGGCACGGGCAAAACGCCCACCGTAATCGCCCTGTTGAACATGTTAATAGCGGCTGGGCGAAACCCGCATGTTCTGAGCAAAGGCTATGGCGGCACGCTCACAGGACCAATACGCGTTGATCCGGCGCAACACCGCGCAGAAGAAAGCGGCGACGAGCCATTGCTTTTGGCCGCGTTTGCCCCGACTTGGGTTGCAAAATCGCGCAGCGCAGGCGTGAAAGCGGCCCAACAAGCTGGCGCCGATGTGATTTTGTTGGATGACGGGTTCCAAGACCCCTCGATCAAAAAAACTGTAAGCATCGTGGTGGTGGACGCGGCATTGGGCTTTGGCAATGGCCGCTGCATTCCGGCCGGGCCGCTGCGCGAAACGATTCCCAATGGCTTGCGCCGCGCCGATATCATCCTGTCAATTGGCGAGCAAGCCGCGCAAACAATATTCGCCAAAACCTGGGGGCATATAGTGCCGTGTAGGCATTTCACCGCCCAGCTTTCCCCGCTTCAAACCGGGTTAGACTGGTCTGAAGGACGTTATTTTGCCTTTGCCGGTATCGGCCAGCCCGAAAAATTTTTCACAACGCTAAAGCGCCTTGGCGCCCATATTGTTGGCACCCAGCCTTTGGTAGATCATCAAATATTAACCCCTGCGCTTCTCAAGCGCTTGCAAAATCAGGCGCAGGCGCTTGATGCGCAACTTGTCACTACCGAAAAGGACGCGGTGCGCCTGCCGCAAGCTTTCAAACGCGATATTCTAACGGTACCCGTACGGCTAGAAATCTCTGAGCTCGACGCTTTGCAGGGCTATCTTTTAAACGCCCTCAACCGCGCTTAA
- a CDS encoding site-specific DNA-methyltransferase, whose protein sequence is MKTVTKKAAVGLPVNSILAGDCIEVMNSLPAESVDLIFADPPYNLQLKGDLHRPDNSRVDAVDDDWDQFSSFAAYDAFTNAWLKAARRLLKPDGAIWVIGSYHNIFRVGAALQNHSYWILNDVVWRKANPMPNFRGKRFTNAHETMIWASKSENSKYTFNYDALKALNEGIQMRSDWLLPICNGHERLKNDQGDKAHPTQKPESLLHRILVGASQPGDVILDPFFGTGTTGAVAKMLGRNFIGIEQEAAYRKVAEKRIAMVRKFDSEALQVTTAKRAEPRVPFGQLVERGMLRPGEELHSLNGRHKVKVRADGTLATADIKGSIHQVGAALEGAPSCNGWTYWCFKREGKKVPIDLLRQQIRDEMGNRPN, encoded by the coding sequence ATGAAGACAGTAACAAAGAAGGCAGCCGTTGGGTTGCCGGTGAATAGTATTTTGGCAGGCGATTGCATCGAGGTGATGAACAGCCTGCCGGCAGAGTCGGTTGATTTGATTTTTGCAGACCCTCCCTATAATTTGCAGCTAAAAGGTGATTTGCATCGCCCTGATAACAGCCGCGTTGATGCGGTCGATGATGATTGGGATCAATTCTCCTCTTTCGCGGCCTATGACGCGTTCACAAATGCTTGGCTGAAGGCGGCCCGTCGCCTGTTAAAGCCCGATGGCGCCATATGGGTGATTGGTTCGTATCATAATATTTTTAGAGTGGGCGCCGCGCTGCAGAACCATAGCTATTGGATTTTGAACGATGTGGTGTGGCGCAAAGCCAACCCCATGCCAAATTTTCGGGGCAAACGGTTTACCAATGCGCATGAAACAATGATTTGGGCATCAAAATCGGAAAACTCGAAATACACATTTAACTATGACGCGCTGAAAGCATTGAATGAAGGTATTCAAATGCGCAGCGATTGGTTGCTGCCAATATGTAATGGTCATGAGAGGTTGAAGAATGATCAGGGCGATAAAGCCCACCCGACCCAAAAGCCGGAAAGCTTGCTGCACCGCATTTTGGTGGGGGCCAGCCAACCAGGTGATGTTATTTTAGACCCGTTTTTTGGCACCGGCACAACCGGTGCCGTTGCGAAAATGCTGGGTCGTAATTTTATTGGCATCGAGCAAGAGGCGGCCTATCGCAAAGTCGCAGAAAAACGGATCGCGATGGTACGTAAATTTGACAGCGAGGCGCTTCAGGTCACAACCGCAAAACGCGCCGAACCGCGGGTGCCCTTTGGGCAGCTTGTTGAGCGTGGCATGCTGCGCCCGGGTGAAGAGCTTCACAGTTTGAACGGGCGGCATAAAGTGAAAGTGCGTGCTGATGGCACGTTGGCGACCGCCGATATCAAAGGTTCGATCCATCAAGTGGGCGCTGCGCTGGAAGGCGCGCCCAGCTGCAACGGCTGGACCTATTGGTGTTTCAAGCGCGAAGGTAAGAAGGTGCCCATCGATTTGTTGCGCCAACAAATTCGAGATGAAATGGGCAATCGGCCCAATTAA
- a CDS encoding glycosyltransferase N-terminal domain-containing protein → MPDEQSDSPIDHKHNCIWLHAANREMLGATTHLAQQLLHRHQNVTVLLTYTWNTKHQLNLHPRLSSQMVTNDSGSTARSLLQRFNPRSLVWLGGDVMPKIISELHKEGCKMTLVADAVETLKTRRFTLFTPAIAKAVRLFSTYYALDAKAATLLARLGVVASKIKINGPLQQGYVLSETREEDPPIVKQLVTGRPAWMAINVTDRELTAILQAQRVVMRQAHRMLLLITMRPSDEADQILAVAQGLDLNAALWQTGLEIGQNLDVIMIPAQIDLTSCFRLAPLCFLGQSLFETGQGQSPYQAAALGAAIIVGPFVGAHMADYDRLYEAGGLRRVNDPNELATAVLQMSAPEQAAQTSLAAWTVVSQGAEVTDALTALALDQLGG, encoded by the coding sequence ATGCCTGATGAACAGTCAGACAGCCCCATCGATCACAAGCATAACTGTATTTGGCTGCACGCCGCCAATCGAGAGATGCTAGGAGCCACCACGCATCTGGCACAACAGCTTCTGCACAGGCATCAAAACGTTACAGTATTGCTGACATATACTTGGAACACTAAGCACCAGCTCAATCTACATCCCCGCCTCTCATCGCAAATGGTCACGAATGATAGCGGTTCTACCGCGCGCAGCCTATTGCAACGCTTCAACCCGAGAAGCTTAGTATGGCTTGGCGGAGATGTGATGCCCAAAATCATAAGCGAATTGCATAAAGAGGGCTGCAAGATGACGCTGGTCGCGGATGCTGTAGAGACTTTAAAAACCAGACGCTTTACCCTGTTCACACCGGCAATCGCAAAAGCGGTGCGGTTATTCTCAACATATTATGCCCTTGATGCCAAAGCCGCTACATTGCTGGCCAGATTAGGGGTTGTGGCGTCAAAAATTAAGATTAACGGTCCTTTGCAGCAAGGCTATGTTTTGTCAGAGACGCGCGAAGAAGATCCGCCCATTGTAAAACAGCTGGTAACCGGGCGCCCTGCTTGGATGGCCATAAATGTGACAGATCGCGAGCTGACAGCAATTTTGCAAGCCCAGCGCGTGGTGATGCGACAAGCCCACCGCATGCTGTTGCTGATCACCATGCGCCCATCCGATGAGGCTGATCAAATCCTCGCCGTTGCGCAGGGTTTAGATTTGAACGCCGCGCTCTGGCAGACCGGTCTAGAGATAGGCCAAAATCTTGATGTAATCATGATCCCCGCTCAGATTGACCTGACATCATGTTTTCGTTTGGCCCCCTTGTGCTTCTTGGGCCAATCATTATTTGAAACCGGGCAGGGTCAAAGCCCTTATCAGGCAGCTGCCTTGGGCGCCGCCATTATCGTTGGGCCATTTGTTGGTGCGCATATGGCCGATTATGATCGGCTATACGAAGCGGGCGGCTTGCGGCGCGTAAACGATCCGAATGAATTGGCGACGGCCGTGTTGCAGATGAGCGCACCCGAGCAAGCTGCGCAAACCAGCCTCGCCGCCTGGACCGTGGTGTCACAAGGCGCAGAAGTGACAGATGCGCTGACAGCTCTGGCGCTGGATCAATTAGGCGGCTAA
- the mutY gene encoding A/G-specific adenine glycosylase — MPPSAKASDLLSWYDAHAREMPWRVAPQDRKNGQIPDPYRIWLSEIMLQQTTVAAVKKYFLRFTQLWPTIGDLAAAQDAAVMAEWAGLGYYARARNLLKCARVIATEYAGRFPNDQAALRALPGIGPYTAAAIGAIAFDRPETVVDGNVERVMARLFDIHTPLPTAKPELTEKADHLTPRERPGDYAQAVMDLGATICTPKKPACGLCPWRGPCRAFLAGTMAQLPKKIPKKPKPTRFGIAYVACREDGAYLLERRPERGLLGGMLGWPGSDWNDAPVPAPPITANWQKMPGEVRHTFTHFHLHLTVRKADILMHTTPGRGEFLSRAQFRPTDLPTVMRKVFDLAIK; from the coding sequence ATGCCACCTAGCGCCAAAGCAAGCGATCTTCTGTCTTGGTATGACGCTCATGCACGCGAAATGCCCTGGCGCGTAGCCCCGCAAGATCGCAAAAACGGGCAGATACCTGATCCCTATCGCATTTGGCTTTCAGAAATCATGCTGCAACAAACCACCGTTGCCGCCGTCAAAAAATATTTTCTGCGTTTCACCCAGCTTTGGCCCACGATTGGCGATCTTGCAGCAGCGCAAGACGCAGCCGTTATGGCGGAATGGGCCGGCCTTGGATATTACGCGCGGGCGCGCAATCTTTTGAAATGCGCGCGCGTCATCGCTACAGAATATGCAGGCAGGTTTCCAAACGATCAGGCCGCTTTGCGCGCGCTGCCCGGAATCGGCCCCTACACGGCAGCTGCGATTGGAGCGATTGCCTTTGATCGGCCCGAGACCGTGGTGGATGGCAACGTAGAGCGGGTGATGGCGCGCTTATTTGATATCCATACCCCGCTGCCAACGGCCAAACCAGAACTTACAGAAAAAGCCGACCATCTGACCCCGCGTGAAAGGCCCGGCGATTACGCCCAAGCCGTGATGGATTTAGGGGCAACGATTTGCACCCCAAAAAAACCAGCCTGCGGATTGTGCCCGTGGCGAGGCCCTTGCCGCGCCTTTCTGGCTGGCACGATGGCACAATTGCCGAAAAAAATTCCTAAAAAGCCCAAGCCAACGCGCTTTGGCATTGCCTATGTGGCCTGCCGTGAAGATGGCGCCTATCTTCTTGAGCGGCGCCCCGAGCGCGGCTTGCTAGGAGGGATGCTGGGTTGGCCCGGCAGCGATTGGAACGACGCCCCTGTTCCAGCACCTCCAATCACTGCCAATTGGCAGAAGATGCCTGGTGAAGTGCGCCACACATTCACCCATTTTCATCTTCATCTCACCGTTCGCAAAGCTGATATATTGATGCATACGACGCCGGGGCGCGGCGAATTTTTAAGCCGCGCGCAATTTCGCCCCACGGATCTTCCAACGGTGATGCGAAAAGTGTTTGATCTGGCCATTAAATAG
- a CDS encoding ribonuclease HII, producing the protein MNCPDLFNETEAWQAGFQQVAGVDEVGRGPLAGPVTAAAVILDPKAIPDGLNDSKKLSAKRRESLFEQIQATSIVSYAHISESVIDDINILNASLLAMRTAVAGLSTAADFLLIDGNKAPAHLPMPYRTIIKGDAKSLSIAAASIIAKTVRDRLMSDLAASFPGYGWEKNAGYPSAEHKSALLRLGVTPHHRVSFKPIHNILYSKNK; encoded by the coding sequence ATGAATTGCCCGGATCTTTTCAATGAAACTGAAGCTTGGCAGGCTGGCTTTCAGCAAGTTGCGGGCGTTGATGAGGTGGGGCGCGGCCCTTTGGCAGGCCCTGTTACCGCGGCTGCGGTTATTCTGGACCCAAAGGCCATTCCCGACGGGTTGAACGATTCAAAAAAGCTAAGTGCAAAACGCCGCGAAAGCCTATTTGAGCAAATCCAAGCAACCTCAATTGTCTCTTATGCGCATATTTCCGAGTCGGTGATTGATGATATCAATATCCTGAATGCAAGCCTCTTGGCGATGAGAACGGCGGTTGCAGGGCTTTCTACAGCTGCCGATTTTCTCTTAATTGATGGCAATAAAGCACCTGCCCATTTGCCGATGCCGTATCGTACGATTATCAAGGGGGATGCAAAATCCTTATCCATCGCAGCCGCTTCGATCATTGCCAAGACGGTGCGCGACCGTTTGATGAGCGATTTGGCTGCCTCATTTCCCGGTTATGGCTGGGAAAAAAATGCAGGCTATCCCTCAGCAGAGCATAAATCGGCCCTTCTGCGCCTTGGTGTGACCCCACATCATAGGGTTTCTTTCAAACCTATACACAACATCTTGTATTCAAAAAATAAATAA
- a CDS encoding DciA family protein, translated as MSVSEKKSGKKRAMQGFKQTSALLQSHIRKLGESRGFAQPRVLTHWREIVGEDLADVTYPTEVSYAKQGFGGTLTILTMGAHAPMIEMQKESLRRRVNAIYGYNAIRRIRITQTSAHGFAEAQAVFAPQSKPAPKRAHKAAEAQAQTLAEPVRDAKLRRALEQLGQNVLTQSQEEK; from the coding sequence ATGTCGGTAAGCGAAAAGAAATCGGGCAAGAAACGCGCTATGCAGGGGTTTAAGCAGACCTCTGCCTTGTTGCAATCCCACATTCGAAAACTGGGCGAAAGCCGTGGGTTTGCCCAGCCCCGCGTGCTGACCCATTGGCGTGAGATCGTTGGTGAAGATCTGGCCGATGTGACCTACCCGACCGAGGTCAGTTATGCCAAACAAGGGTTCGGGGGCACGTTGACGATACTGACAATGGGCGCGCATGCCCCGATGATCGAAATGCAAAAGGAAAGCTTACGCCGGCGCGTCAACGCCATCTATGGCTATAACGCAATTCGGCGCATTCGAATTACGCAAACCTCCGCGCATGGATTTGCCGAGGCGCAAGCCGTCTTTGCCCCGCAATCCAAGCCAGCGCCAAAGCGCGCGCACAAAGCCGCAGAGGCACAGGCGCAAACCCTTGCAGAGCCGGTGCGTGATGCAAAGCTGCGTCGCGCTCTTGAACAGTTGGGGCAGAATGTTCTAACACAGTCTCAAGAAGAGAAATAA
- a CDS encoding MJ0042-type zinc finger domain-containing protein produces the protein MHLLCPKCGSGYRIPKDKIPSKNRVVMCSSCNHMWKQNFVPARRNYAIKNQAAQHAPVPAREPATRRAYTADVLSVLREEAEIETKLRH, from the coding sequence ATGCATCTGCTTTGCCCGAAATGTGGATCAGGTTACAGGATCCCTAAAGACAAAATTCCCAGCAAAAACCGCGTCGTGATGTGCAGCAGCTGCAATCACATGTGGAAGCAAAATTTTGTGCCCGCACGCAGAAATTACGCAATCAAAAATCAAGCTGCGCAACACGCGCCCGTGCCCGCGCGCGAGCCCGCAACGCGGCGCGCCTACACCGCAGATGTGCTATCTGTGCTGCGCGAGGAGGCAGAAATAGAAACCAAGCTGCGCCATTAA
- a CDS encoding alkane 1-monooxygenase, whose translation MASAFKSALPFWIGVSMGPIIIAAALLGGFWVLSIPFVIWYVFPTLDAVLGKEQTNPAPSEKSVQLKWHRLNLLLWPILQFFILFGLIACHKRLDLNGWELIGLFFSLGVMTGTIGINYAHELMHQPRRGDRWLADILMAMVLYSHFRSEHLLVHHRYVGTPRDAVTARYNENVYRFFIRVLKASYLSAFRAEAQRLTRQGLAWYDLKNPFWIYWLLQLLMLGFAYGLAGFWGVFLFAFQAFIAVFHLELINYLEHYGLTRKYLGNGKYEAVQPHHSWNAEHRATNWLLINLQRHSDHHYKPARAYPLLHTYPKQLAPQLPYSYPIMGIIAVYPRLWRKFMNPKVKAWRAMHYPEISNWQPYNKGTNPPPN comes from the coding sequence ATGGCATCTGCGTTTAAATCTGCCCTGCCCTTTTGGATTGGTGTATCCATGGGGCCAATCATCATAGCTGCGGCGCTGCTTGGCGGCTTCTGGGTTTTGAGCATTCCCTTCGTCATTTGGTATGTTTTTCCAACGCTAGACGCGGTGCTTGGCAAAGAACAAACAAACCCCGCACCATCTGAAAAAAGCGTGCAGTTGAAATGGCATCGGCTTAACCTCCTACTCTGGCCAATTTTGCAATTTTTTATTTTATTCGGGCTGATCGCTTGTCACAAAAGGCTTGACCTAAATGGCTGGGAATTAATCGGGTTATTTTTTTCCCTTGGCGTGATGACGGGCACGATTGGCATCAATTATGCGCATGAGCTTATGCACCAACCCCGCCGAGGCGACCGTTGGCTCGCCGATATACTGATGGCGATGGTGCTCTATTCGCATTTTCGCAGCGAGCATCTTTTGGTGCATCACCGCTATGTAGGCACCCCCCGCGATGCTGTTACGGCGCGTTATAATGAAAACGTGTATCGCTTTTTCATCCGGGTTTTAAAAGCAAGCTATCTCTCCGCATTTCGCGCAGAAGCGCAGCGCCTCACCCGGCAGGGGTTGGCATGGTATGATCTCAAAAACCCCTTTTGGATCTACTGGCTACTGCAGTTGCTTATGCTTGGATTTGCATATGGTTTGGCGGGTTTTTGGGGTGTCTTTCTATTTGCTTTTCAGGCCTTTATTGCGGTTTTTCATCTCGAGCTTATTAATTACCTGGAACATTATGGCCTAACGCGAAAATATTTGGGAAACGGCAAATATGAAGCTGTTCAACCGCATCATTCTTGGAATGCAGAGCACCGTGCGACCAATTGGCTTCTGATCAACCTTCAGCGCCATTCTGACCACCATTACAAACCTGCCCGTGCCTATCCTTTGCTGCACACCTATCCAAAGCAACTTGCCCCACAGCTTCCCTACAGCTATCCGATCATGGGGATAATTGCAGTATATCCCAGACTTTGGCGTAAATTCATGAATCCGAAAGTGAAGGCATGGCGGGCCATGCATTATCCAGAAATAAGCAATTGGCAGCCCTATAACAAAGGCACAAACCCGCCACCAAATTAA
- a CDS encoding DsbA family protein: protein MRKFAYMFVVFGLAVGLGVWLNQSPQTAALDQEFALPFAANAQSSDADAGAAEIIDMVQGAEDAPITVIEYASFTCPHCARFHSDVYKLLRKNYIDTGKVKFIFREVYFDKYGMWASMIARCSGPDRFFGMTDLILNSQSTWARAGDDLAIVEALRKIGRLSGMQDAALDSCLQDGEKLRALVGWYKENAQRDGIQSTPSFLIDGQPYKNMDYEEFAKILDEKL from the coding sequence ATGCGCAAATTTGCTTATATGTTTGTGGTGTTTGGCCTCGCGGTCGGACTGGGGGTTTGGCTGAATCAATCCCCCCAAACGGCTGCTTTGGATCAAGAGTTTGCCTTACCCTTCGCCGCAAACGCGCAAAGCAGCGATGCCGATGCGGGTGCAGCTGAGATTATCGATATGGTACAAGGCGCCGAAGATGCCCCGATCACTGTGATCGAATATGCTTCATTCACCTGCCCGCATTGTGCCCGTTTCCATTCTGATGTGTATAAGTTATTGCGCAAAAATTATATCGATACGGGCAAGGTTAAATTTATTTTCCGTGAGGTTTATTTCGATAAATACGGCATGTGGGCGTCAATGATCGCGCGCTGCAGTGGTCCAGATCGGTTTTTCGGTATGACAGATTTGATCCTGAACAGCCAAAGCACATGGGCGCGGGCCGGAGATGATCTGGCGATCGTGGAAGCCTTGCGAAAAATTGGACGCTTATCGGGTATGCAGGATGCGGCGTTAGACAGCTGTTTGCAAGATGGCGAAAAACTTCGGGCATTGGTGGGGTGGTACAAGGAAAACGCGCAGCGCGACGGCATCCAATCGACGCCGTCTTTCCTAATCGATGGACAGCCTTATAAGAACATGGATTATGAAGAGTTTGCTAAAATCCTTGACGAAAAGCTTTAG
- a CDS encoding sigma-54 dependent transcriptional regulator — protein MSFVDNLSRNIVGSSDAMMALRKSVMDVAEHNIPVLILGPSGSGKEVVAQSLADLSGRSGKLISVNCASIPKSLLEAELFGYEKGAFTGASKTHKGKFEQAHNGTLFLDEIGDMPLDLQSKLLRALETKCFSPVGSSREIEVDFRLICATHKNLYKQVVLKNFRSDLFFRISAFPIRVPALKDRSGDIENLVYHLAQQLTLSGQSNMKFEIEGDALWLLKTFSWPGNVRQLRNVIECLIIRSGGQAINAIQVQQALREQNEQGLNDQGSPAQQALNAEESNRSPLDSVTDYRSFFVSNGKLMIAEHLKTVERKVVAAALVAAENDVELAAKMLHLSVSELFDKKQTLDL, from the coding sequence ATGTCATTCGTGGATAATTTGTCCCGCAATATTGTGGGGTCTTCAGACGCCATGATGGCGCTTCGAAAATCGGTGATGGATGTTGCCGAGCATAATATCCCCGTATTAATCCTTGGTCCCAGCGGATCTGGCAAAGAAGTCGTTGCACAATCCTTAGCAGATCTATCAGGTAGATCTGGCAAGTTGATTTCAGTGAATTGCGCCTCTATTCCCAAATCTCTGCTTGAAGCTGAGCTTTTTGGCTATGAAAAAGGAGCATTTACAGGTGCAAGCAAAACCCACAAGGGCAAGTTTGAACAAGCACATAACGGCACCCTGTTTTTAGATGAAATTGGCGATATGCCACTTGATTTACAATCGAAATTGTTGCGGGCTTTGGAAACTAAATGTTTCTCGCCGGTCGGCTCGTCGCGCGAAATCGAAGTAGACTTCCGGTTGATCTGCGCCACGCACAAAAATCTATATAAGCAAGTTGTCCTTAAGAATTTTCGCTCAGACCTGTTTTTCAGGATCAGCGCCTTTCCGATCCGTGTGCCTGCACTGAAAGATCGCTCGGGCGATATTGAAAACCTCGTCTATCATTTGGCGCAGCAACTGACCCTGTCAGGTCAGTCAAATATGAAATTTGAAATTGAAGGTGATGCGCTTTGGTTGCTGAAAACCTTCTCTTGGCCCGGAAATGTGCGCCAGTTGCGCAACGTTATCGAATGTTTGATTATTCGTTCGGGTGGTCAGGCGATCAACGCAATCCAAGTGCAACAGGCTTTACGAGAACAAAACGAACAAGGCTTAAATGACCAAGGATCACCGGCGCAGCAAGCCTTGAACGCTGAAGAGTCCAACAGATCACCGCTGGATTCGGTAACCGATTACCGCAGCTTTTTTGTGTCAAATGGCAAGTTGATGATTGCAGAGCATTTAAAAACTGTAGAGCGCAAAGTGGTCGCCGCGGCCTTAGTGGCGGCCGAGAATGATGTAGAACTGGCCGCAAAGATGTTACATCTCTCTGTGTCCGAACTGTTCGACAAAAAGCAAACACTCGATCTGTAA
- the rpmE gene encoding 50S ribosomal protein L31 translates to MRKDIHPDYHFIDVKMTDGSVIQMRSTWGKEGDTLALDIDPSAHPAWNGGNARLLDTGGRVSKFKQKYDGLGF, encoded by the coding sequence ATGAGAAAAGATATTCACCCAGACTACCATTTCATCGATGTCAAAATGACCGATGGATCCGTTATTCAAATGCGTTCAACTTGGGGCAAAGAGGGCGACACATTGGCGCTTGATATTGATCCGTCAGCGCATCCAGCATGGAATGGCGGAAACGCGCGCTTGCTTGACACAGGCGGGCGGGTTTCGAAGTTTAAACAAAAATATGACGGCTTGGGCTTCTAA
- the rplS gene encoding 50S ribosomal protein L19, translating into MDIIAQIEAEQMASLGKSIPDFKAGDTIRVGYRVTEGTRTRIQNYEGVCIARNNGKGIAGSFTVRKISFGEGVERVFPLFSTNIDSITVVRRGKVRRAKLYYLRERRGKSARIAEQTNYRAPSAAAES; encoded by the coding sequence ATGGATATTATCGCTCAGATAGAGGCCGAACAAATGGCCTCACTCGGGAAGAGCATTCCCGATTTCAAAGCTGGAGACACGATTCGCGTTGGCTATCGTGTAACAGAAGGCACACGAACCAGAATTCAAAATTACGAAGGCGTCTGCATTGCCCGCAATAACGGAAAAGGTATTGCCGGATCCTTTACCGTGCGTAAGATTTCATTCGGTGAAGGCGTTGAGCGGGTCTTTCCGCTGTTCTCGACCAATATCGACAGCATTACGGTTGTACGTCGCGGTAAAGTAAGACGCGCCAAACTGTATTACTTGCGCGAGCGCCGTGGTAAATCAGCCCGTATCGCCGAGCAAACCAATTACCGCGCGCCATCTGCCGCGGCTGAAAGCTAA
- a CDS encoding CaiB/BaiF CoA-transferase family protein — translation MATPLDGLKVVELARILAGPWAGQTLADLGAEVIKVEAPSGDDTRQWGPPFIQREDEETAAYFHSCNRGKRSVVIDFRTPEGQEELRRLVRDADILIENFKVGGLAKYGLDYASLAKENPQLIYCSITGFGQTGPYAHRAGYDYIIQGMSGFMSITGEPDGAPQRAGVAITDIFTGVYATTAILSAIHMRASTGRGQHIDMSLLDTAVSVMANQALNYLSTGTAPERTGNYHPNLTPYQVFDCADGHIIIATGNDGQYQRLCGLLGLADMAEAPEFLKNSDRITNRDKMVSQLMQKTKTFSKDALLSACEAAGVPAGPINDMAQVFADPQVIARNMQLNLDGIPSVRSPFQFSEASLNLTRPSPSLGEYD, via the coding sequence ATGGCTACGCCGCTTGACGGATTAAAGGTGGTTGAGCTTGCGCGGATTTTGGCTGGTCCTTGGGCCGGGCAAACCCTCGCCGATCTTGGCGCGGAAGTGATTAAGGTAGAAGCCCCAAGCGGGGATGATACGCGGCAATGGGGTCCGCCGTTTATTCAGCGTGAAGATGAAGAGACCGCCGCGTATTTTCATTCTTGCAACCGTGGAAAAAGAAGCGTTGTGATTGATTTTCGAACGCCAGAGGGGCAAGAAGAGTTGCGCCGCCTGGTTAGGGATGCCGATATCCTGATCGAAAATTTTAAAGTCGGCGGATTGGCAAAATACGGGCTGGATTATGCCAGTCTTGCCAAAGAGAATCCGCAGTTGATCTATTGTTCGATCACTGGGTTCGGGCAAACCGGTCCCTATGCGCATCGCGCGGGGTATGATTACATCATTCAGGGGATGTCCGGCTTTATGTCGATCACGGGTGAGCCCGATGGCGCACCGCAGCGCGCGGGTGTAGCGATCACCGATATTTTCACGGGCGTTTACGCCACCACGGCGATCCTCTCGGCGATCCATATGCGCGCTAGCACGGGCCGGGGGCAGCATATCGACATGTCGCTTTTGGATACGGCGGTTTCTGTAATGGCCAATCAGGCCTTGAATTATTTATCAACGGGCACTGCGCCGGAAAGAACGGGCAATTATCACCCGAACCTCACGCCTTATCAGGTGTTTGACTGCGCCGATGGGCATATCATCATCGCCACGGGTAACGATGGCCAATATCAGCGGCTATGTGGCCTTTTGGGCCTCGCTGACATGGCTGAGGCGCCAGAGTTTTTGAAAAATTCAGACCGGATTACAAATCGCGATAAAATGGTCTCGCAGCTTATGCAAAAGACAAAAACGTTTTCCAAAGATGCGCTGTTAAGCGCTTGTGAAGCGGCGGGTGTGCCTGCAGGTCCGATTAATGATATGGCACAAGTTTTTGCGGATCCTCAGGTGATCGCGCGGAACATGCAGCTTAATCTTGATGGTATCCCCAGCGTGCGCTCACCCTTTCAGTTTTCTGAGGCATCGCTGAATTTAACGCGCCCCTCGCCGAGTCTGGGCGAATATGATTGA